A region of Kribbella sp. NBC_01245 DNA encodes the following proteins:
- a CDS encoding MarR family winged helix-turn-helix transcriptional regulator produces MMTGTRWLNSEQQVAWRAYLLGTARLMAKLDDDLRQFGIGINDYEILVRLSEAPDRRLRMADLADRLHQSRSRLTHTVGRLEAAELVRRTSCKSDKRGVWAELTEAGFGLLEQAAPHHVEGVRENLLDLADPEDFAAVGRVFDAVSEHIGQR; encoded by the coding sequence ATGATGACTGGCACCCGATGGCTGAACTCCGAGCAGCAGGTGGCGTGGCGCGCCTACCTGCTCGGCACCGCGCGGCTGATGGCGAAGCTGGACGATGATCTCCGGCAGTTCGGCATCGGCATCAACGACTACGAGATCCTGGTCCGGCTCTCCGAGGCGCCCGATCGGCGCCTGCGGATGGCGGATCTGGCCGACCGTCTGCACCAGAGCCGCTCGCGTCTGACCCACACGGTCGGCCGCCTCGAAGCCGCCGAGCTCGTCCGGCGTACGTCGTGTAAGAGCGACAAGCGCGGAGTCTGGGCGGAGCTGACCGAGGCGGGCTTCGGTCTGCTCGAGCAGGCGGCGCCGCATCACGTCGAGGGCGTTCGCGAGAATCTGCTCGATCTCGCCGATCCGGAGGACTTCGCCGCCGTCGGCCGGGTCTTCGACGCCGTCTCCGAGCACATCGGCCAGCGCTGA
- a CDS encoding YceI family protein has protein sequence MSETSTATPIANLPGVVAGTWAIDVAHSEVGFTVRHLMSKVRGVFAEYSGTIEIAEKVEDSKVSVEIDLNSVTTRNETRDNHLRSSDFFNIETSPKMTFVSTSVRANGDDWILTGDLTIREVTKQVELEFEFLGVEQNPYGQTVAGFEAKTKINRYDFGVDFNMPGAGERLVIGEKVDIHLIVEAALQA, from the coding sequence ATGAGCGAGACCAGCACCGCCACCCCGATCGCGAACCTCCCCGGCGTCGTCGCCGGCACCTGGGCCATCGACGTTGCCCACAGCGAGGTCGGGTTCACCGTTCGCCACCTGATGAGCAAGGTGCGCGGCGTCTTCGCCGAGTACAGCGGCACCATCGAGATCGCCGAGAAGGTCGAGGACAGCAAGGTCTCGGTCGAGATCGACCTGAACTCGGTCACCACCCGCAACGAGACGCGCGACAACCACCTGCGCTCGAGCGACTTCTTCAACATCGAGACCAGCCCGAAGATGACGTTTGTCAGCACCTCGGTCCGCGCCAACGGCGACGACTGGATCCTGACCGGTGACCTGACCATTCGCGAGGTCACCAAGCAGGTCGAGCTGGAGTTCGAGTTCCTCGGCGTCGAGCAGAACCCGTACGGCCAGACCGTGGCCGGCTTCGAGGCCAAGACCAAGATCAACCGCTACGACTTCGGCGTCGACTTCAACATGCCGGGTGCCGGCGAGCGCCTCGTCATCGGCGAGAAGGTCGACATCCACCTCATCGTCGAGGCCGCCCTCCAGGCCTGA
- a CDS encoding TetR/AcrR family transcriptional regulator, with product MSAITTALTDWEHVQPPAARRLLTGAIAAFAERGFQATTTRDIASRAGMSPAALYVHYPSKEQLLFEISLYGHRAALDVLTSVQGSTPAERLRGMVSAFTIWHAEHHTVARVVQYELAALSPEHLAEVATYRRSISAVMEEVLADGVRDGTFQVDDLPGTALAVLSLSIDVARWYDPARQAPELLGTLYADLALRMVHA from the coding sequence GTGTCCGCGATCACCACTGCCCTGACGGACTGGGAACACGTCCAGCCGCCGGCCGCCCGCCGCCTCCTCACGGGCGCCATCGCCGCCTTCGCCGAGCGGGGCTTCCAGGCGACGACCACGCGCGATATCGCATCGCGAGCCGGGATGAGCCCGGCCGCGCTCTACGTGCACTACCCGTCGAAGGAGCAGCTGCTCTTCGAGATCAGCCTGTACGGACACCGTGCCGCGCTGGACGTCCTGACGTCAGTGCAGGGTTCTACTCCGGCCGAGCGCCTACGGGGAATGGTGTCGGCCTTCACGATCTGGCACGCGGAGCACCACACAGTCGCGCGAGTAGTGCAGTACGAGCTGGCAGCCCTCTCCCCCGAACACCTGGCCGAGGTAGCCACCTACCGCCGCTCGATCAGCGCGGTGATGGAAGAGGTCCTCGCAGACGGCGTACGCGACGGCACGTTCCAGGTGGACGACCTACCCGGTACGGCGCTTGCCGTGCTCTCGCTATCGATCGACGTGGCCCGCTGGTACGACCCGGCCCGGCAGGCGCCTGAGCTTTTAGGCACCCTGTACGCCGACCTGGCGTTGCGAATGGTCCACGCCTGA